In the genome of Streptomyces sp. SLBN-118, the window CGGCGGGCTACGCACTCGTGTCGAGGCGGCTTTCCTCGACCGCCCTGTCGGCCCCGATGGTGTTCGCCGGCTTCGGGGTTGCCATCGGACCGATCGGGCTCGACCTCATCGCCCTGGACCACGACTCGGGAGCGGTACTCACGCTGGTCGAGTCCACCTTGGCACTGGTCCTGGTCACAGACGCCGTAGCCGTACAACGACGAGATCTACGCAGCGGCGGATTCCTCCCCGGCCGTCTGCTGGCCGTCGGGCTGCCGTTGACCATCGGTGCCGGCTGGCTCCTGGCATGGCCCCTGTTACCCGGCCTGACCGCCTGGGAACTGGCGCTGGTGGGGGCGATTCTCGCGCCGACGGACGCCGCTCTGGGCAAGACCGCGGTGTCCAGCCCGCGTGTCCCGCCGCTCGTGCGGACGGGCGTCAAGGTCGAAAGCGGCCTCAACGACGGCATGGTGCTGCCCTTCTTCGTCCTCTTTCTCGCCGCTGTGCCCGGGACCATGGCCTCGGAAGAGGGGATCGCCGGGATCTTCTGGCGCGCACTGGTACTCAGCACCGCGCTGGGCCTCGCCGTCGGAGGGCTCGGTGGGTGGCTGTTGTACTGGTCTCGCAAGAGGGGCTGGATCGGCGACGACTGGCGGCAGACGTACGTCCTTGCGGTGGCCGCG includes:
- a CDS encoding sodium:proton antiporter encodes the protein MAAVTAGYALVSRRLSSTALSAPMVFAGFGVAIGPIGLDLIALDHDSGAVLTLVESTLALVLVTDAVAVQRRDLRSGGFLPGRLLAVGLPLTIGAGWLLAWPLLPGLTAWELALVGAILAPTDAALGKTAVSSPRVPPLVRTGVKVESGLNDGMVLPFFVLFLAAVPGTMASEEGIAGIFWRALVLSTALGLAVGGLGGWLLYWSRKRGWIGDDWRQTYVLAVAAGSYTLAVVTEGSGFIAAWVAGFAFGVSLRRSTPTGEQDPHQTVRTADNTTELAEDLAGLLAALSFLVFGAVLLGPALEHLDWRIVTYAVLSLTVVRMLPVAVSLAGSGLGLPTVAYVGWFGPRGLASVVFGLLVVEEHVPGVQLLGRVVAVTVALSILLHGVSADFLAQRYGAWHRKAAARQPHLREGMPDGEDA